Proteins co-encoded in one Theileria equi strain WA chromosome 3, complete sequence genomic window:
- a CDS encoding proteasome subunit alpha type, putative (encoded by transcript BEWA_001500A), producing the protein MFTSRSEYDRGVNTFSPEGRLFQVEYALGAMKLGSTALAIATKEGVIFASERRSTSQLLEFVSLEKIMEIDDHVACTMSGLIADAKTLVDHARSECVNHTFVYNEKMPIKSCVEAIADIALEFSDVFDSKKKKTMSRPFGVALLVGGVDAEGPVVWCVDPSGTIIKYKAAAIGSAQEGAEAILLQRYHDDMSLQEAEILVLEILRQVMEDTMTVKNIEMARITVDDVKYREYDEQTLEQIIAKLPAREAVEME; encoded by the exons atgttCACCTCGAG GAGCGAGTATGACCGCGGTGTCAACACCTTTTCGCCGGAAGGTCGCCTGTTTCAGGTGGAATACGCCCTAGGGGCCATGAAATTGGGAAGTACAGCCCTTGCCATCGCCACTAAAGAAGGAGTTATATTCGCTTCGGAACGTAGGTCCACATCTCAGCTCCTGGAGTTTGTCTCGCTCGAgaaaattatggaaatcGATGATCACGTCGCCTGCACAATGAGTGGACTTATTGCAGACGCCAAAACACTCGTGGATCACGCAAGATCAGAGTGTGTCAATCACACATTTGTCTACAATGAGAAAATGCCCATCAAGTCATGTGTGGAAGCAATAGCCGATATTGCCCTCGAGTTttcag ATGTATTCGATAgtaaaaagaaaaagacAATGAGTAGACCATTTGGAGTGGCCTTGCTTGTAGGTGGCGTAGATGCTGAAGGCCCAGTTGTATGGTGTGTAGATCCATCGGGAACGATTATAAAGTACAAGGCTGCAGCCATAGGATCCGCACAAGAGGGTGCAGAAGCAATTTTACTGCAAAGATATCATGACGATATGTCTCTTCAAG AGGCCGAAATATTGGTTTTAGAGATACTTCGTCAAGTTATGGAGGACACCATGACTGTGAAGAACATTGAAATGGCGAGAATCACTGTAGATGATGTGAAATATCGCGAATATGATGAACAGACACTAGAGCAGATTATTGCAAAGCTCCCAGCACGTGAAGCTGTAGAAATGGAATGA
- a CDS encoding RAP domain-containing protein (encoded by transcript BEWA_001510A): MPLIRHREKAIKRAVKHEAVIRRIGRRIHKRFRSWTQQRVRKFWLPAKVSLHSPMDLLDGWLLSAAVQKAATIRKHDLRLWHNFGNRFLEIANTLTGQQLGYLYYGFGKSRFLHEPLYIGMMKHTEPMLTKLNSHSLMCVAWALNRLQIRNQDFLTKYSFEIASRLDDIRVTDLIKICNSLAKLDVCSPVLKDKLSEKMVDRLETIFAQDFRGVMNLVTMMNMYDEKTQVYILSRFSKIFICARPQHLHQAFTSAVGIRVLLQRTWAQLDKSVKGFYTRLSMRKIHQPSRKPSDFQWDVSDHLAKMGLYHRNTFYWGCFWIDIGEVEEKNNCWFVDGPCCFYVSSTEYTSKVKLQHRILDNLGWNIRRVPWFKWANLLNDPEGKIAYLRKLRDSEPLGEFLSQPEVLSPSEIKLQLNKIKNHYKSLESSQ; encoded by the exons ATGCCCCTCATAAGGCACAGAGAAAAGGCCATCAAGCGGGCAGTAAAACATGAAGCAGTAATTCGCAGAATCGGCAGGCGTATTCACAAACGCTTCCGTTCATGGACTCAGCAAAG GGTGAGAAAGTTTTGGCTGCCTGCAAAGGTTTCGTTGCACAGTCCCATGGACCTTTTGGACGGCTGGTTGCTATCAGCCGCCGTCCAAAAAGCAGCAACCATTAGAAAACACGATCTTAGACTATG GCATAACTTTGGAAACAGGTTCCTTGAAATAGCAAACACTCTTACTGGACAGCAACTTGGATATTTGTACTATGg GTTTGGTAAGAGTAGATTTCTGCATGAGCCTCTTTATATTGGCATGATGAAACATACGGAGCCCATGCTAACAAAGTTGAATAGTCACAGCCTAATGTGTGTTGCATGGGCCCTAAATAGGCTTCAGATTAGGAACCAGGATTTTTTAACAAAG TATTCATTTGAAATCGCATCACGACTTGATGACATCAGGGTTACCGATTTAATAAAGATTTGCAATTCGTTGGCAAAATTGGACGTTTGTTCTCCTGTATTAAAGGATAAATTATCTGAGAAAATGGTTGATCGATTGGAAACCATATTTGCTCAAGACTTTCGTGGAGTAATGAACCTTGTGACAATGATGAATATGTATGACGAGAAGACCCAAGTTTATATCCTTTCGAGATTTTCAAA AATATTCATTTGTGCAAGGCCTCAGCACCTTCATCAGGCGTTTACAAGTGCTGTTGGAATCAGGGTACTCTTGCAACGGACCTGGGCACAGCTTGACAAATCTGTCAAGGGATTTTACACGAGGTTGAGCATGAGAAAGATTCATCAGCCATCTAGAAAACCATCAGATTTTCAGTGGGATGTATCTGACCACTTGGCCAAGATGGGACTATATCATAGGAATACGTTTTATTGGGGATGCTTCTGGATTGATATTGGAGAAGTTGAGGAAAAGAACAACTGCTGGTTTGTGGATGGACCCTGCTGCTTTTATGTTTCCTCCACCGAGTATACCAGCAAGGTAAAACTCCAACACAG GATTCTGGACAACTTGGGTTGGAATATACGCCGAGTACCCTGGTTCAAATGGGCCAATTTACTGAATGACCCTGAAGGTAAAATTGCTTATCTAAGGAAGCTGAGAGATTCCGAACCCCTTGGGGAGTTTTTATCGCAGCCAGAGGTTCTTAGTCCCTCTGAGATTAAGCTTCAGCTTAACAAGATCAAGAATCACTACAAGAGCCTGGAGAGCTCTCAATAA
- a CDS encoding RNA recognition motif domain-containing protein (encoded by transcript BEWA_001520A) translates to MGDRTRNIKLYVGNLPFDATEDELRSLLHGCGQIRFLIVRKNAQTNKSKGYAHIEYRHEYECVEAFKRLIGKEIRGRILKIDWCDEVYRERYPDLMLAATTAYSRGQIVQPPPVLRPIEPIGRPDTISVPIESLSTHIDHLTGIIPPAPPELFPKPVEPIKRPAEPFHDHFIAPDHLPGIIEPINHPVGVYRNPVPRNPEYNAAAYGKHLNELKKLKNNNDLTLVNELGRLGSDEILEVIKDMSMVDIFNLVKKIDSFMIKSPNTVRSILAGNQRMCRALVHAKLLLGYRTFKFNERTEQIKPKALHDYFYMHTK, encoded by the exons ATGGGCGATCGCACCAGAAATATAAAGTTATATG TCGGCAATTTGCCTTTTGATGCCACGGAGGACGAATTGAGATCTTTACTGCATGGCTGCGGTCAAATACGATTTCTTAT AGTGAGAAAGAATGCCCAAACCAACAAGAGCAAAGGGTACGCCCATATTGAATACCGGCATGAATATGAGTGCGTAGAAGCCTTCAAACGGTTGATCGGAAAAGAAATTAGAG GGAGGATACTAAAGATAGACTGGTGTGACGAAGTCTACAGAGAACGCTATCCAGATTTGATGCTAGCTGCGACCACAGCTTACTCTAGAGGACAAATAGTACAACCACCTCCTGTTTTGAGACCTATAGAACCTATTGGTCGGCCTGATACGATCTCTGTACCCATTGAAAGTCTATCAACTCATATTGATCATCTAACGGGAATAATACCACCTGCCCCCCCTGAGCTCTTTCCTAAACCAGTTGAGCCGATTAAAAGACCGGCTGAACCATTTCATGACCATTTTATTGCTCCAGATCATTTACCTGGAATTATAGAGCCTATTAATCACCCAGTTGGAGTTTATAGGAATCCCGTTCCAAGAAACCCAGAATATAATGCAGCTGCTTATGGTAAGCACTTGAATGAATTGAAAAAACTCAAAAACAATAACGATTTGACACTAGTAAATGAGCTTGGGAGATTGGGGAGTGACGAAATTTTGGAAGTGATAAAGGACATGAGCATGgttgatattttcaacCTAGTGAAGAAAATTGATAGCTTTATGATAAAATCCCCAAACACCGTTAGGTCCATACTTGCTGGTaaccaaagaatgtgtagagcTCTGGTCCATGCCAAACTATTGTTAGGATACAGAACATTCAAGTTTAACGAAAGAACCGAACAAATAAAGCCAAAAGCGCTACATGATTATTTTTATATGCATACAAAGTAA